From a region of the Salvelinus alpinus chromosome 2, SLU_Salpinus.1, whole genome shotgun sequence genome:
- the LOC139563190 gene encoding contactin-2-like isoform X1, producing MLQSLMSLWMATRALISSTLLSRDWTLASNMLGSGGWCARLLILTSRPLHLPLLRRPRYFGSASGIRSHVQGGPKDTLRERRIPGRNDGTDKPLLLPPGVVLIRFSSDLSVRMVRLLILLSLSSLALSYAVGGDVCITGHDSGPVFEEQPSSVVYPEGLSKGTVTLSCQARASPAATYRWHVNGTNVPVGDPRHTLVAGNLVISGPQYGSDGGSYQCLAMNRCGTILSRVANLKFGYLRDFSGEGQSPKTVYEGAGAFLACQAPAHYPALSYRWFVNDFPSFVKPDGGRWFVSQVTGNLYLAKAEPNDTASYFCFTTIDMDISTKSTFSKANQLTVQPDANARKSAPAIKVRFPAETYTLAGHTTQLECFAYGNPVPKLRWRKVDGLLPSKAGASAEGPILTLPEVTFHDEGVYECEAYNSEGRDTHQGRINVQAQPEWLQVMSDFEVEISSELHWTCVAAGKPRPSIRWLRNGQPLSTQDRVEVNGGRLKVINLALEDSGMYQCVAENKHDTIYSNAELRVQVQAPDFRSNPVRRLVPAARGGQVMLECRPRAAPKPTLFWSRGTELLTNNSRVTVTPDGILWIHNISRADEGKYTCFAENYLGKANSTGHLSVRDATKITLAPSNADINQEENVTLQCHASHDPTMDLTFTWAHNGAMLDLEDPAGPYHRVEGKETIGDLLIVSGQLSQAGTYSCTAQTVVDSASASAKLVVRGPPGPPGGLVVKNVAETSAELRWSRGYDNHSPIGKYVIMGCSPLSSRWRTMRTDPSNIEGNAESARVVGLLPWMDYEFQVIASNILGSGEPSMSSHTVRTQQAAPTVAPSGLGGGGGDRNELIITWTPMAREYQNGDGFGYILAFRKRNTPTWVVERVSNVESSRYVYSNQSLSPYCPFEVKIKAYNRKGEGPFSQIALVHSAEEEPTVAPSRINATALTAFEMQVSWDPVQHLSANGILRGYEIRYWRQHEREAAADRVRTAGLETTARVAGLRPNTRYHVTVLAYNSAGTGPASPKSTVTTRRPPPNRPPGNVFWKTDGSWVTVRWDHVKALDNESAVLGYKVLYKHEGQSALKVLDKGKTSVTLPLPKDNGYVVLEIRSWGEGGDGAAHETIVSRDSGTGMMVQNQASSPWSNHAPLLLTATLSLTLIGLLDL from the exons GCACTGATAAgcctcttctccttcctcctggTGTGGTTCTGATCCGGTTCAGTTCTGATCTGAGCGTGAGAATGGTGCGTTTGCTGATTCTGTTGAGCCTCAGCTCTTTAGCTCTGAGCTACGCTGTCG GCGGGGACGTGTGCATAACGGGTCATGACAGTGGACCAGTGTTTGAGGAGCAGCCCAGCAGTGTGGTTTACCCAGAGGGTCTCAGTAAGGGAACAGTTACTCTCAGCTGCCAGGCTAGAGCCAGCCCTGCTGCTACGTACAG GTGGCATGTGAATGGTACGAATGTCCCGGTAGGGGACCCCCGGCATACACTGGTAGCCGGTAACCTGGTGATCAGTGGTCCCCAGTACGGCAGTGACGGAGGCTCCTACCAGTGTCTGGCCATGAACCGCTGTGGCACCATACTCAGCCGTGTCGCCAATCTCAAATTCGGCT ACCTCCGTGACTTCTCTGGGGAAGGGCAGAGCCCAAAGACAGTGTACGAGGGTGCAGGTGCCTTCCTGGCCTGTCAGGCTCCCGCCCACtacccag CGCTGTCCTACCGCTGGTTCGTTAACGACTTCCCCAGCTTCGTGAAGCCTGACGGGGGTCGGTGGTTCGTCTCCCAGGTAACGGGCAACCTGTACCTGGCCAAGGCGGAGCCTAACGATACAGCAAGCTACTTTTGCTTCACCACCATCGACATGGACATCAGTACCAAGAGTACCTTCAGCAAGGCCAACCAGCTCACCGTGCAGCCAGACg CCAATGCCAGGAAGTCAGCTCCTGCTATCAAAGTGCGTTTTCCAGCAGAGACCTACACCCTGGCAGGACACACCACCCAGCTGGAATGCTTTGCCTACGGAAA TCCTGTCCCAAAGTTGCGTTGGAGGAAGGTGGATGGTCTGTTGCCGTCTAAGGCCGGGGCCAGTGCAGAGGGACCCATCCTCACTCTGCCTGAGGTGACCTTCCATGACGAGGGAGTGTACGAGTGTGAGGCCTACAACTCTGAGGGCCGCGACACACACCAGGGACGCATCAACGTGCAAG CCCAGCCAGAGTGGCTGCAGGTGATGAGTGACTTTGAGGTGGAGATCAGTTCAGAACTGCACTGGACCTGTGTGGCTGCTGGCAAACCAAGACCCTCCATACGCTGGTTACGTAATGGACAGCCCCTTAGCACacag GACCGAGTGGAGGTCAATGGGGGTCGTCTGAAGGTCATCAACCTGGCACTGGAGGATTCTGGGATGTATCAGTGTGTGGCTGAAAACAAACACGACACCATCTACTCCAACGCCGAACTGAGGGTgcaag TCCAGGCCCCAGACTTCCGCTCCAACCCGGTGAGGAGGTTGGTCCCAGCAGCCCGAGGGGGGCAGGTGATGTTGGAGTGTCGGCCGCGAGCCGCCCCAAAACCTACCCTGTTCTGGAGCCGTGGCACTGAGCTCCTCACAAACAATAGCAg GGTGACAGTGACTCCAGATGGGATCCTGTGGATCCACAACATCAGCAGGGCAGATGAGGGGAAGTACACCTGTTTTGCTGAGAACTACTTGGGCAAGGCCAACAGCACTGGACACCTGTCAGTTAGAG aTGCCACTAAGATCACCCTAGCTCCCTCCAACGCTGACATCAACCAGGAAGAGAACGTCACGCTGCAGTGTCACGCGTCACATGACCCCACCATGGACCTCACCTTCACCTGGGCTCATAATGGAGCTATGCTGGACCTGGAGGACCCCGCCGGACCGTACCACCGTGTGGAGGGG AAGGAGACCATAGGTGATCTGTTGATAGTGAGTGGTCAGCTGAGTCAGGCAGGTACATACAGCTGTACAGCTCAGACCGTGGTGGACAGCGCCTCAGCCTCTGCTAAACTGGTGGTCAGAG GCCCCCCGGGACCTCCTGGTGGTTTAGTGGTGAAGAACGTTGCTGAGACGTCGGCGGAGCTGCGGTGGAGTCGTGGCTATGACAACCACAGCCCCATCGGGAAGTATGTCATCATGGGTTGCTCCCCACTGTCATCCAGATGGAGGACGATGAGGACAG ACCCATCTAACATTGAAGGCAATGCTGAATCGGCTCGTGTGGTTGGCCTGTTGCCCTGGATGGACTATGAGTTCCAGGTCATCGCCAGTAACATCCTGGGTAGTGGAGAGCCTAGCATGTCCTCTCACACCGTACGCACCCAGCAAGCAGCTCCCACAGTTGCCCCTAGTGGActaggtggaggaggaggagaccgcAACGAACTCATCATCACCTGGACC CCCATGGCCAGAGAGTACCAGAATGGAGATGGCTTTGGCTACATCCTGGCATTCCGGAAGCGGAACACTCCGACATGGGTGGTGGAGCGTGTTTCCAACGTGGAGTCGTCTCGCTATGTGTACTCCAACCAGAGCCTGTCCCCCTACTGCCCGTTTGAGGTGAAGATCAAAGCCTACAACCGTAAAGGAGAGGGTCCCTTCAGCCAGATCGCCCTGGTGCACTCTGCAGAGGAGG AGCCCACGGTGGCGCCCTCGAGGATCAACGCCACGGCTCTGACGGCATTCGAGATGCAGGTGTCGTGGGACCCGGTCCAACACCTCAGCGCCAATGGCATCCTCAGAGGTTACGAG ATCCGGTACTGGCGTCAGCATGAGCGGGAGGCAGCTGCAGACCGTGTGCGTACAGCCGGGTTGGAGACAACGGCTCGCGTGGCAGGACTGAGACCCAACACCCGGTACCATGTTACCGTGCTGGCCTACAACAGCGCTGGGACAGGACCAGCCTCACCCAAATCCACTGTCACTACCAGGAGACCAC CTCCTAATCGCCCCCCTGGCAACGTGTTCTGGAAGACTGATGGCTCATGGGTAACTGTGAGGTGGGATCATGTCAAGGCCCTAGACAACGAATCAGCTGTACTGGGCTACAAG GTGTTGTATAAGCATGAGGGCCAGTCTGCACTGAAGGTTCTGGACAAGGGGAAAACGTCCGTCACCCTGCCCCTACCCAAAGACAACGGCTATGTGGTCCTGGAGATACGCtcctggggggagggaggagacggagccGCACACGAGACCATTGTTTCCCGCGACTCAG GAACTGGAATGATGGTGCAGAACCAAGCAAGTTCCCCATGGTCCAATCACGCTCCTCTCCTTCTCACCGCCACACTCTCCCTCACTCTTATTGGCTTACTGGACCTGTGA
- the LOC139563190 gene encoding contactin-2-like isoform X4, whose amino-acid sequence MVRLLILLSLSSLALSYAVGGDVCITGHDSGPVFEEQPSSVVYPEGLSKGTVTLSCQARASPAATYRWHVNGTNVPVGDPRHTLVAGNLVISGPQYGSDGGSYQCLAMNRCGTILSRVANLKFGYLRDFSGEGQSPKTVYEGAGAFLACQAPAHYPALSYRWFVNDFPSFVKPDGGRWFVSQVTGNLYLAKAEPNDTASYFCFTTIDMDISTKSTFSKANQLTVQPDANARKSAPAIKVRFPAETYTLAGHTTQLECFAYGNPVPKLRWRKVDGLLPSKAGASAEGPILTLPEVTFHDEGVYECEAYNSEGRDTHQGRINVQAQPEWLQVMSDFEVEISSELHWTCVAAGKPRPSIRWLRNGQPLSTQDRVEVNGGRLKVINLALEDSGMYQCVAENKHDTIYSNAELRVQVQAPDFRSNPVRRLVPAARGGQVMLECRPRAAPKPTLFWSRGTELLTNNSRVTVTPDGILWIHNISRADEGKYTCFAENYLGKANSTGHLSVRDATKITLAPSNADINQEENVTLQCHASHDPTMDLTFTWAHNGAMLDLEDPAGPYHRVEGKETIGDLLIVSGQLSQAGTYSCTAQTVVDSASASAKLVVRGPPGPPGGLVVKNVAETSAELRWSRGYDNHSPIGKYVIMGCSPLSSRWRTMRTDPSNIEGNAESARVVGLLPWMDYEFQVIASNILGSGEPSMSSHTVRTQQAAPTVAPSGLGGGGGDRNELIITWTPMAREYQNGDGFGYILAFRKRNTPTWVVERVSNVESSRYVYSNQSLSPYCPFEVKIKAYNRKGEGPFSQIALVHSAEEEPTVAPSRINATALTAFEMQVSWDPVQHLSANGILRGYEIRYWRQHEREAAADRVRTAGLETTARVAGLRPNTRYHVTVLAYNSAGTGPASPKSTVTTRRPPPNRPPGNVFWKTDGSWVTVRWDHVKALDNESAVLGYKVLYKHEGQSALKVLDKGKTSVTLPLPKDNGYVVLEIRSWGEGGDGAAHETIVSRDSGTGMMVQNQASSPWSNHAPLLLTATLSLTLIGLLDL is encoded by the exons ATGGTGCGTTTGCTGATTCTGTTGAGCCTCAGCTCTTTAGCTCTGAGCTACGCTGTCG GCGGGGACGTGTGCATAACGGGTCATGACAGTGGACCAGTGTTTGAGGAGCAGCCCAGCAGTGTGGTTTACCCAGAGGGTCTCAGTAAGGGAACAGTTACTCTCAGCTGCCAGGCTAGAGCCAGCCCTGCTGCTACGTACAG GTGGCATGTGAATGGTACGAATGTCCCGGTAGGGGACCCCCGGCATACACTGGTAGCCGGTAACCTGGTGATCAGTGGTCCCCAGTACGGCAGTGACGGAGGCTCCTACCAGTGTCTGGCCATGAACCGCTGTGGCACCATACTCAGCCGTGTCGCCAATCTCAAATTCGGCT ACCTCCGTGACTTCTCTGGGGAAGGGCAGAGCCCAAAGACAGTGTACGAGGGTGCAGGTGCCTTCCTGGCCTGTCAGGCTCCCGCCCACtacccag CGCTGTCCTACCGCTGGTTCGTTAACGACTTCCCCAGCTTCGTGAAGCCTGACGGGGGTCGGTGGTTCGTCTCCCAGGTAACGGGCAACCTGTACCTGGCCAAGGCGGAGCCTAACGATACAGCAAGCTACTTTTGCTTCACCACCATCGACATGGACATCAGTACCAAGAGTACCTTCAGCAAGGCCAACCAGCTCACCGTGCAGCCAGACg CCAATGCCAGGAAGTCAGCTCCTGCTATCAAAGTGCGTTTTCCAGCAGAGACCTACACCCTGGCAGGACACACCACCCAGCTGGAATGCTTTGCCTACGGAAA TCCTGTCCCAAAGTTGCGTTGGAGGAAGGTGGATGGTCTGTTGCCGTCTAAGGCCGGGGCCAGTGCAGAGGGACCCATCCTCACTCTGCCTGAGGTGACCTTCCATGACGAGGGAGTGTACGAGTGTGAGGCCTACAACTCTGAGGGCCGCGACACACACCAGGGACGCATCAACGTGCAAG CCCAGCCAGAGTGGCTGCAGGTGATGAGTGACTTTGAGGTGGAGATCAGTTCAGAACTGCACTGGACCTGTGTGGCTGCTGGCAAACCAAGACCCTCCATACGCTGGTTACGTAATGGACAGCCCCTTAGCACacag GACCGAGTGGAGGTCAATGGGGGTCGTCTGAAGGTCATCAACCTGGCACTGGAGGATTCTGGGATGTATCAGTGTGTGGCTGAAAACAAACACGACACCATCTACTCCAACGCCGAACTGAGGGTgcaag TCCAGGCCCCAGACTTCCGCTCCAACCCGGTGAGGAGGTTGGTCCCAGCAGCCCGAGGGGGGCAGGTGATGTTGGAGTGTCGGCCGCGAGCCGCCCCAAAACCTACCCTGTTCTGGAGCCGTGGCACTGAGCTCCTCACAAACAATAGCAg GGTGACAGTGACTCCAGATGGGATCCTGTGGATCCACAACATCAGCAGGGCAGATGAGGGGAAGTACACCTGTTTTGCTGAGAACTACTTGGGCAAGGCCAACAGCACTGGACACCTGTCAGTTAGAG aTGCCACTAAGATCACCCTAGCTCCCTCCAACGCTGACATCAACCAGGAAGAGAACGTCACGCTGCAGTGTCACGCGTCACATGACCCCACCATGGACCTCACCTTCACCTGGGCTCATAATGGAGCTATGCTGGACCTGGAGGACCCCGCCGGACCGTACCACCGTGTGGAGGGG AAGGAGACCATAGGTGATCTGTTGATAGTGAGTGGTCAGCTGAGTCAGGCAGGTACATACAGCTGTACAGCTCAGACCGTGGTGGACAGCGCCTCAGCCTCTGCTAAACTGGTGGTCAGAG GCCCCCCGGGACCTCCTGGTGGTTTAGTGGTGAAGAACGTTGCTGAGACGTCGGCGGAGCTGCGGTGGAGTCGTGGCTATGACAACCACAGCCCCATCGGGAAGTATGTCATCATGGGTTGCTCCCCACTGTCATCCAGATGGAGGACGATGAGGACAG ACCCATCTAACATTGAAGGCAATGCTGAATCGGCTCGTGTGGTTGGCCTGTTGCCCTGGATGGACTATGAGTTCCAGGTCATCGCCAGTAACATCCTGGGTAGTGGAGAGCCTAGCATGTCCTCTCACACCGTACGCACCCAGCAAGCAGCTCCCACAGTTGCCCCTAGTGGActaggtggaggaggaggagaccgcAACGAACTCATCATCACCTGGACC CCCATGGCCAGAGAGTACCAGAATGGAGATGGCTTTGGCTACATCCTGGCATTCCGGAAGCGGAACACTCCGACATGGGTGGTGGAGCGTGTTTCCAACGTGGAGTCGTCTCGCTATGTGTACTCCAACCAGAGCCTGTCCCCCTACTGCCCGTTTGAGGTGAAGATCAAAGCCTACAACCGTAAAGGAGAGGGTCCCTTCAGCCAGATCGCCCTGGTGCACTCTGCAGAGGAGG AGCCCACGGTGGCGCCCTCGAGGATCAACGCCACGGCTCTGACGGCATTCGAGATGCAGGTGTCGTGGGACCCGGTCCAACACCTCAGCGCCAATGGCATCCTCAGAGGTTACGAG ATCCGGTACTGGCGTCAGCATGAGCGGGAGGCAGCTGCAGACCGTGTGCGTACAGCCGGGTTGGAGACAACGGCTCGCGTGGCAGGACTGAGACCCAACACCCGGTACCATGTTACCGTGCTGGCCTACAACAGCGCTGGGACAGGACCAGCCTCACCCAAATCCACTGTCACTACCAGGAGACCAC CTCCTAATCGCCCCCCTGGCAACGTGTTCTGGAAGACTGATGGCTCATGGGTAACTGTGAGGTGGGATCATGTCAAGGCCCTAGACAACGAATCAGCTGTACTGGGCTACAAG GTGTTGTATAAGCATGAGGGCCAGTCTGCACTGAAGGTTCTGGACAAGGGGAAAACGTCCGTCACCCTGCCCCTACCCAAAGACAACGGCTATGTGGTCCTGGAGATACGCtcctggggggagggaggagacggagccGCACACGAGACCATTGTTTCCCGCGACTCAG GAACTGGAATGATGGTGCAGAACCAAGCAAGTTCCCCATGGTCCAATCACGCTCCTCTCCTTCTCACCGCCACACTCTCCCTCACTCTTATTGGCTTACTGGACCTGTGA
- the LOC139563190 gene encoding contactin-2-like isoform X3: MDRFTGNSHSLRGTDKPLLLPPGVVLIRFSSDLSVRMVRLLILLSLSSLALSYAVGGDVCITGHDSGPVFEEQPSSVVYPEGLSKGTVTLSCQARASPAATYRWHVNGTNVPVGDPRHTLVAGNLVISGPQYGSDGGSYQCLAMNRCGTILSRVANLKFGYLRDFSGEGQSPKTVYEGAGAFLACQAPAHYPALSYRWFVNDFPSFVKPDGGRWFVSQVTGNLYLAKAEPNDTASYFCFTTIDMDISTKSTFSKANQLTVQPDANARKSAPAIKVRFPAETYTLAGHTTQLECFAYGNPVPKLRWRKVDGLLPSKAGASAEGPILTLPEVTFHDEGVYECEAYNSEGRDTHQGRINVQAQPEWLQVMSDFEVEISSELHWTCVAAGKPRPSIRWLRNGQPLSTQDRVEVNGGRLKVINLALEDSGMYQCVAENKHDTIYSNAELRVQVQAPDFRSNPVRRLVPAARGGQVMLECRPRAAPKPTLFWSRGTELLTNNSRVTVTPDGILWIHNISRADEGKYTCFAENYLGKANSTGHLSVRDATKITLAPSNADINQEENVTLQCHASHDPTMDLTFTWAHNGAMLDLEDPAGPYHRVEGKETIGDLLIVSGQLSQAGTYSCTAQTVVDSASASAKLVVRGPPGPPGGLVVKNVAETSAELRWSRGYDNHSPIGKYVIMGCSPLSSRWRTMRTDPSNIEGNAESARVVGLLPWMDYEFQVIASNILGSGEPSMSSHTVRTQQAAPTVAPSGLGGGGGDRNELIITWTPMAREYQNGDGFGYILAFRKRNTPTWVVERVSNVESSRYVYSNQSLSPYCPFEVKIKAYNRKGEGPFSQIALVHSAEEEPTVAPSRINATALTAFEMQVSWDPVQHLSANGILRGYEIRYWRQHEREAAADRVRTAGLETTARVAGLRPNTRYHVTVLAYNSAGTGPASPKSTVTTRRPPPNRPPGNVFWKTDGSWVTVRWDHVKALDNESAVLGYKVLYKHEGQSALKVLDKGKTSVTLPLPKDNGYVVLEIRSWGEGGDGAAHETIVSRDSGTGMMVQNQASSPWSNHAPLLLTATLSLTLIGLLDL; this comes from the exons GCACTGATAAgcctcttctccttcctcctggTGTGGTTCTGATCCGGTTCAGTTCTGATCTGAGCGTGAGAATGGTGCGTTTGCTGATTCTGTTGAGCCTCAGCTCTTTAGCTCTGAGCTACGCTGTCG GCGGGGACGTGTGCATAACGGGTCATGACAGTGGACCAGTGTTTGAGGAGCAGCCCAGCAGTGTGGTTTACCCAGAGGGTCTCAGTAAGGGAACAGTTACTCTCAGCTGCCAGGCTAGAGCCAGCCCTGCTGCTACGTACAG GTGGCATGTGAATGGTACGAATGTCCCGGTAGGGGACCCCCGGCATACACTGGTAGCCGGTAACCTGGTGATCAGTGGTCCCCAGTACGGCAGTGACGGAGGCTCCTACCAGTGTCTGGCCATGAACCGCTGTGGCACCATACTCAGCCGTGTCGCCAATCTCAAATTCGGCT ACCTCCGTGACTTCTCTGGGGAAGGGCAGAGCCCAAAGACAGTGTACGAGGGTGCAGGTGCCTTCCTGGCCTGTCAGGCTCCCGCCCACtacccag CGCTGTCCTACCGCTGGTTCGTTAACGACTTCCCCAGCTTCGTGAAGCCTGACGGGGGTCGGTGGTTCGTCTCCCAGGTAACGGGCAACCTGTACCTGGCCAAGGCGGAGCCTAACGATACAGCAAGCTACTTTTGCTTCACCACCATCGACATGGACATCAGTACCAAGAGTACCTTCAGCAAGGCCAACCAGCTCACCGTGCAGCCAGACg CCAATGCCAGGAAGTCAGCTCCTGCTATCAAAGTGCGTTTTCCAGCAGAGACCTACACCCTGGCAGGACACACCACCCAGCTGGAATGCTTTGCCTACGGAAA TCCTGTCCCAAAGTTGCGTTGGAGGAAGGTGGATGGTCTGTTGCCGTCTAAGGCCGGGGCCAGTGCAGAGGGACCCATCCTCACTCTGCCTGAGGTGACCTTCCATGACGAGGGAGTGTACGAGTGTGAGGCCTACAACTCTGAGGGCCGCGACACACACCAGGGACGCATCAACGTGCAAG CCCAGCCAGAGTGGCTGCAGGTGATGAGTGACTTTGAGGTGGAGATCAGTTCAGAACTGCACTGGACCTGTGTGGCTGCTGGCAAACCAAGACCCTCCATACGCTGGTTACGTAATGGACAGCCCCTTAGCACacag GACCGAGTGGAGGTCAATGGGGGTCGTCTGAAGGTCATCAACCTGGCACTGGAGGATTCTGGGATGTATCAGTGTGTGGCTGAAAACAAACACGACACCATCTACTCCAACGCCGAACTGAGGGTgcaag TCCAGGCCCCAGACTTCCGCTCCAACCCGGTGAGGAGGTTGGTCCCAGCAGCCCGAGGGGGGCAGGTGATGTTGGAGTGTCGGCCGCGAGCCGCCCCAAAACCTACCCTGTTCTGGAGCCGTGGCACTGAGCTCCTCACAAACAATAGCAg GGTGACAGTGACTCCAGATGGGATCCTGTGGATCCACAACATCAGCAGGGCAGATGAGGGGAAGTACACCTGTTTTGCTGAGAACTACTTGGGCAAGGCCAACAGCACTGGACACCTGTCAGTTAGAG aTGCCACTAAGATCACCCTAGCTCCCTCCAACGCTGACATCAACCAGGAAGAGAACGTCACGCTGCAGTGTCACGCGTCACATGACCCCACCATGGACCTCACCTTCACCTGGGCTCATAATGGAGCTATGCTGGACCTGGAGGACCCCGCCGGACCGTACCACCGTGTGGAGGGG AAGGAGACCATAGGTGATCTGTTGATAGTGAGTGGTCAGCTGAGTCAGGCAGGTACATACAGCTGTACAGCTCAGACCGTGGTGGACAGCGCCTCAGCCTCTGCTAAACTGGTGGTCAGAG GCCCCCCGGGACCTCCTGGTGGTTTAGTGGTGAAGAACGTTGCTGAGACGTCGGCGGAGCTGCGGTGGAGTCGTGGCTATGACAACCACAGCCCCATCGGGAAGTATGTCATCATGGGTTGCTCCCCACTGTCATCCAGATGGAGGACGATGAGGACAG ACCCATCTAACATTGAAGGCAATGCTGAATCGGCTCGTGTGGTTGGCCTGTTGCCCTGGATGGACTATGAGTTCCAGGTCATCGCCAGTAACATCCTGGGTAGTGGAGAGCCTAGCATGTCCTCTCACACCGTACGCACCCAGCAAGCAGCTCCCACAGTTGCCCCTAGTGGActaggtggaggaggaggagaccgcAACGAACTCATCATCACCTGGACC CCCATGGCCAGAGAGTACCAGAATGGAGATGGCTTTGGCTACATCCTGGCATTCCGGAAGCGGAACACTCCGACATGGGTGGTGGAGCGTGTTTCCAACGTGGAGTCGTCTCGCTATGTGTACTCCAACCAGAGCCTGTCCCCCTACTGCCCGTTTGAGGTGAAGATCAAAGCCTACAACCGTAAAGGAGAGGGTCCCTTCAGCCAGATCGCCCTGGTGCACTCTGCAGAGGAGG AGCCCACGGTGGCGCCCTCGAGGATCAACGCCACGGCTCTGACGGCATTCGAGATGCAGGTGTCGTGGGACCCGGTCCAACACCTCAGCGCCAATGGCATCCTCAGAGGTTACGAG ATCCGGTACTGGCGTCAGCATGAGCGGGAGGCAGCTGCAGACCGTGTGCGTACAGCCGGGTTGGAGACAACGGCTCGCGTGGCAGGACTGAGACCCAACACCCGGTACCATGTTACCGTGCTGGCCTACAACAGCGCTGGGACAGGACCAGCCTCACCCAAATCCACTGTCACTACCAGGAGACCAC CTCCTAATCGCCCCCCTGGCAACGTGTTCTGGAAGACTGATGGCTCATGGGTAACTGTGAGGTGGGATCATGTCAAGGCCCTAGACAACGAATCAGCTGTACTGGGCTACAAG GTGTTGTATAAGCATGAGGGCCAGTCTGCACTGAAGGTTCTGGACAAGGGGAAAACGTCCGTCACCCTGCCCCTACCCAAAGACAACGGCTATGTGGTCCTGGAGATACGCtcctggggggagggaggagacggagccGCACACGAGACCATTGTTTCCCGCGACTCAG GAACTGGAATGATGGTGCAGAACCAAGCAAGTTCCCCATGGTCCAATCACGCTCCTCTCCTTCTCACCGCCACACTCTCCCTCACTCTTATTGGCTTACTGGACCTGTGA